From Microbacterium invictum, the proteins below share one genomic window:
- a CDS encoding signal peptidase II — MTVVDQGTKALALAQLSEQERIPLIGDVLGLQLAFNPGTVMSLGSNSTWVFTLVGMVAVIALFYAAWRATSTLWAVAIGFVWGGAIGNLIDRLFAPPGFGRGHVTDFLAYGNLFIGNIADIAIGVGVGLGILQMLRTNRSQPRSEHPAATPAHEK, encoded by the coding sequence ATGACTGTCGTGGACCAGGGCACGAAAGCCCTCGCGCTCGCACAGCTGAGCGAGCAAGAACGCATTCCACTGATCGGCGACGTGCTGGGGCTGCAGCTCGCCTTCAACCCCGGCACCGTCATGTCTCTCGGCTCGAACAGCACCTGGGTGTTCACTCTGGTCGGAATGGTGGCAGTGATCGCCTTGTTCTACGCCGCCTGGCGGGCGACATCCACGTTGTGGGCGGTCGCCATCGGTTTCGTCTGGGGTGGAGCGATCGGCAACCTCATCGACCGTCTCTTCGCCCCTCCAGGGTTCGGCCGCGGTCACGTCACCGACTTCCTCGCCTACGGCAACCTCTTCATCGGAAACATCGCCGACATCGCCATTGGAGTCGGCGTCGGACTCGGTATCCTCCAGATGCTCCGCACCAACCGATCTCAGCCGCGCAGCGAACATCCGGCCGCGACCCCCGCCCACGAGAAGTAA
- a CDS encoding vitamin K epoxide reductase family protein, with product MSQFVGREFFFGLFLMLSGAIGLTAAMALSIEKIEKLTNPDTGLSCDFSVLVQCSANLDSAQGAALGVPNPFLGLVGFALVVCVGVTVWAVPHFARWFWMLFNIGVAGAFGFVVWLIGQSIYVLGTLCPWCLVVWLTTLPLFFFVTARNLREGVFGRRARRVGALLWPWMTLVTVAAYLVVAVLAQLRLNVLASII from the coding sequence TTGTCACAGTTCGTCGGCCGTGAATTCTTCTTCGGCCTGTTCCTCATGCTGTCCGGCGCCATCGGGTTGACGGCAGCGATGGCGCTGTCCATCGAGAAGATCGAAAAGCTGACCAACCCCGATACGGGCCTCAGCTGCGACTTCTCCGTGTTGGTGCAATGCTCCGCGAACCTCGACAGCGCTCAGGGAGCCGCACTCGGGGTTCCCAATCCGTTCCTCGGACTGGTCGGGTTCGCGCTCGTGGTGTGTGTCGGCGTCACGGTGTGGGCGGTCCCGCACTTCGCGCGCTGGTTCTGGATGCTGTTCAACATCGGTGTCGCAGGAGCTTTTGGTTTCGTGGTCTGGCTGATTGGGCAGAGCATCTACGTGCTGGGTACGCTCTGCCCCTGGTGCCTTGTGGTGTGGCTGACGACGCTCCCGCTGTTCTTCTTCGTGACCGCTCGGAACCTGCGTGAGGGCGTCTTTGGTCGCAGAGCAAGACGAGTCGGTGCGTTGTTGTGGCCGTGGATGACCCTCGTGACGGTCGCCGCATACCTGGTTGTCGCGGTGCTCGCTCAGCTCCGCCTGAATGTCCTGGCGAGCATCATCTAG
- the cmtR gene encoding Cd(II)/Pb(II)-sensing metalloregulatory transcriptional regulator CmtR, protein MLTITDRLDVMNRLGRAMADPTRSRILMTLLEGPIYPAALARELGLSPSNVSNHLTCLRDCGIVVAEPEGRRTRYEVADPRLSRALTALLDTTLAVDHAAGCIDPSCAAPECCTTEATA, encoded by the coding sequence GTGCTGACTATAACTGATCGTCTGGACGTGATGAACCGACTCGGCCGAGCCATGGCCGACCCCACACGCTCACGAATTCTCATGACCCTGCTTGAGGGCCCGATCTATCCTGCGGCACTCGCTCGCGAGCTGGGCCTCAGCCCGTCCAACGTGTCCAACCACCTGACCTGCCTCCGTGACTGCGGCATCGTCGTCGCCGAGCCCGAGGGCCGCCGAACCCGGTACGAGGTCGCCGACCCCCGTCTGAGCCGGGCGCTTACTGCGCTGCTGGACACGACCTTGGCCGTTGACCATGCAGCCGGGTGCATCGATCCCTCCTGCGCGGCCCCGGAATGCTGCACGACGGAGGCGACCGCATGA